The following proteins come from a genomic window of Methanospirillum lacunae:
- a CDS encoding FecCD family ABC transporter permease, with product MHLADGKSPVDYLCYIKTKILCICAGIVLVFLLLILSISVGAVSIPPGEVLFTLLGHNVSSKWDTIIWNIRLPQALTAVVAGIGLSVAGVAMQSILRNPLGSPFTLGISNAGAFGAAMSVIILGSGQMHSTAANAVTINNPYTTTIMAFIFCMIATGIILMISHIRGASPEVMVLTGVALSSLFTAGTMFLQYFASDTQLAAVVFWTFGDVSRANWPELGLMTVLVTLSTTYFLANRWNYNAIDAGNETAKGLGVNVERVRIIGMTVSALITAVIVAFLGVIGFVGLVCPHMVRRIIGDDQRFLIPGSCVMGGILLLASDTVARLIVAPYVLPVAVLTAFMGAPAFIYLIIRGYRR from the coding sequence ATGCATCTTGCTGATGGAAAGTCTCCTGTTGATTATCTCTGTTACATAAAAACGAAAATTCTCTGCATTTGTGCAGGAATTGTACTGGTGTTCCTTCTTCTGATTCTCTCGATATCAGTTGGCGCTGTATCTATTCCTCCCGGAGAAGTATTATTCACTCTTCTGGGCCACAACGTGAGCTCAAAATGGGATACCATCATCTGGAACATCCGTCTTCCCCAGGCATTAACAGCAGTCGTAGCTGGCATAGGCCTCTCTGTTGCAGGAGTGGCAATGCAATCAATCCTGAGAAATCCCCTAGGTTCACCATTTACTCTTGGTATCTCAAATGCCGGGGCATTTGGTGCGGCTATGTCGGTTATCATTCTCGGATCCGGCCAGATGCATTCGACTGCTGCCAATGCTGTCACCATTAACAACCCGTATACCACGACCATCATGGCATTCATCTTCTGCATGATTGCAACCGGTATCATCCTGATGATCTCACATATCAGGGGAGCATCCCCGGAGGTGATGGTGCTCACCGGGGTGGCTCTCTCCTCGCTCTTTACTGCTGGTACCATGTTTCTGCAGTATTTTGCTTCAGACACACAGCTTGCAGCAGTAGTATTCTGGACATTTGGTGATGTCAGCAGGGCAAACTGGCCTGAACTCGGGCTTATGACAGTGCTCGTCACGCTCTCTACAACCTACTTTCTCGCAAATCGGTGGAATTACAACGCCATTGATGCAGGGAACGAGACTGCAAAAGGGCTCGGTGTGAATGTTGAGCGAGTCCGCATTATTGGAATGACTGTTTCAGCCCTGATTACGGCAGTGATAGTCGCATTCCTCGGCGTTATCGGATTTGTAGGTCTGGTTTGTCCCCACATGGTCCGGAGGATCATCGGGGATGACCAGCGGTTTCTGATTCCGGGATCATGCGTAATGGGAGGAATCCTTCTGCTTGCATCAGATACCGTGGCACGGCTTATCGTTGCCCCTTATGTACTCCCGGTGGCAGTTCTCACCGCGTTTATGGGAGCTCCGGCATTCATTTACCTCATCATCAGGGGGTACCGCAGATGA
- a CDS encoding iron ABC transporter substrate-binding protein, producing MTRLSITVPWKIFTLIALLGLLAVPAVMAAASTADKTVTDSYGRTVTVPSEPKEVICSGSGCLRYLTYLGAQNLAAGVDSIEKEPQKMDARGYALLNPQFKDLPLFGEYRGKDDPEKIIAINPQLIFKISSSGQADAATKDEADKLSSKTSIPVIMMPYGSLRTAEEQEQMFSTLRIMGEATGKQDRAEELISYIKDTIADLQSRTKDIPESDQKTAYVGGVSYAGAHGIISTEPAYPPFLWDNIKNVAGKMGTQHADVAKEAIVDWDPDYLFMDIGTIQTDNEGGIGELKNDPALASLKAVKNGNVYGVLPYNFYSTNYENVLADAYYIGKIVYPDKFADIDPQAKADEIMTKFLGSSPLKDINSQYKNLGLTKLTI from the coding sequence ATGACACGATTATCGATTACTGTACCATGGAAAATTTTTACACTCATTGCACTGCTCGGACTGCTCGCAGTTCCGGCAGTGATGGCTGCAGCATCTACTGCTGACAAGACTGTTACCGATAGTTACGGACGAACAGTAACCGTTCCGTCAGAACCTAAGGAGGTTATCTGTTCAGGCTCCGGTTGTCTTCGGTACCTGACATATCTGGGAGCACAAAACCTCGCTGCCGGTGTTGACAGTATTGAGAAAGAACCTCAGAAGATGGATGCACGAGGATACGCACTTCTCAATCCCCAGTTCAAGGATCTTCCTCTCTTTGGTGAATACCGGGGAAAGGATGATCCTGAAAAGATTATTGCAATTAATCCCCAGTTGATCTTCAAGATCAGTTCATCCGGACAGGCTGACGCAGCAACAAAAGATGAAGCTGACAAGCTCTCTTCAAAGACGAGTATCCCGGTCATCATGATGCCATATGGATCACTTCGGACTGCAGAAGAACAGGAGCAGATGTTCAGCACCCTTCGCATTATGGGAGAAGCCACCGGGAAGCAGGACCGGGCAGAAGAACTGATCTCTTACATCAAGGATACTATCGCAGATCTACAGAGCAGGACCAAAGATATCCCTGAATCTGATCAGAAGACAGCCTATGTTGGTGGAGTCAGTTATGCAGGAGCTCATGGTATCATCTCAACTGAACCTGCATATCCGCCATTCCTCTGGGATAACATCAAGAATGTGGCAGGAAAGATGGGAACACAGCATGCTGATGTTGCCAAGGAAGCCATTGTAGACTGGGATCCAGATTATCTCTTCATGGATATCGGAACCATCCAAACCGACAATGAAGGAGGAATTGGTGAACTCAAAAATGATCCAGCCCTTGCCAGTCTGAAAGCAGTCAAGAACGGAAATGTCTACGGAGTTCTGCCATACAACTTCTACAGCACCAATTACGAGAATGTCCTGGCTGATGCCTATTATATCGGCAAGATTGTGTATCCAGACAAGTTTGCAGACATTGATCCACAGGCAAAAGCAGATGAGATCATGACCAAGTTCCTTGGATCATCTCCGCTTAAGGATATCAACTCCCAGTACAAGAACCTGGGACTGACCAAACTGACCATCTGA
- a CDS encoding right-handed parallel beta-helix repeat-containing protein produces MNINPSRFFTSLISVWIVLVLGGLASGSGISFEPGHTGPDYNFSGNYSSGQITVTGAGTYYLTDNLTASLSEYAIQVNTSDVMVDGNRKSVTGTGENGIRSTPEGNNTTITQFSMIAGFGTAIYSQGTGGEISDNSVYSNGCAIVVKGTGTLVTGNNASSNSENGIYVTGNNVHITENIVNDNTWSGINTTGLYNYITSNQVKNNLKNGIACQNDAIITGNTVTGNVRDGILTWDNATISENTVSENQRYGMKTTNNVTFLKNTVNYNHEDGIFTGKNAYVFGNDIFNNLAYGLYVGNYATILDNNISSNEEYGLYAGNYANISDSIVNGNAWGGVVAGNYAGVLNNLVNGNQGSGIDVSNNAQVVNNTVSDNLGTGVFSLHGAEIHHNTITNNYDCGINGWGTANITDNMLKNSTYGLFLPDNSVNVNVTENTISGSTDTGIYIDGGGWNAGSGNIYNNNLINTVSVGGTGYLPYFTWTNPKGPQPGTNVIGGPYIAGNYWGNLNGTGWSDLQEPNVSGYSSIPYEIVRESGVYDTVPLVRSLNTISSTNDKWTINYPHGNISYLHLSNATYIIQAKPGADILNVSIDNEPVGPVSNWTFKNIISDHSISSSGQPTPGQVHAFFALNATWGSAPLTVAFTNQSLGSPTSYFWNFGDGDISTDRDPVHTYTTPGVYSVSLKAFNDQTGGIVMLNNAVTVTAGDVPSPTPTPVPGEITAAFSADQTTGGAPLQVRFTDHSIGNPASWIWDFGDGNLSTLQNVTHTYSSMGSFSVSLTAQNGISTGKLVKTGYIIIT; encoded by the coding sequence ATGAATATCAATCCCTCTCGGTTTTTTACCAGTTTGATCAGTGTCTGGATTGTTCTTGTCCTGGGTGGTTTAGCATCTGGGTCCGGAATCTCTTTTGAACCAGGTCACACCGGCCCTGATTACAACTTTTCCGGGAATTACTCATCCGGTCAGATTACCGTAACCGGAGCAGGTACATATTATCTCACTGATAATCTGACTGCTTCTTTATCAGAGTATGCAATACAGGTCAATACTTCTGATGTTATGGTGGACGGAAATCGAAAATCAGTCACCGGAACCGGAGAGAATGGGATCCGGAGTACACCCGAGGGCAATAATACCACAATTACTCAATTCAGTATGATAGCCGGGTTTGGAACCGCAATTTATTCACAGGGTACCGGGGGAGAAATATCTGATAATTCGGTATATAGCAACGGGTGTGCAATTGTTGTCAAAGGAACTGGCACTCTGGTCACCGGGAACAATGCCAGTAGTAACTCAGAGAACGGCATCTATGTGACCGGTAACAACGTACATATCACAGAAAATATTGTAAATGATAATACGTGGTCAGGAATCAACACCACAGGGCTGTATAATTATATCACCAGCAACCAGGTGAAAAATAATCTGAAGAATGGTATTGCTTGTCAGAATGATGCCATCATTACTGGAAATACGGTGACCGGCAATGTGAGAGATGGTATCCTGACATGGGATAATGCCACAATCTCTGAAAATACTGTGAGTGAGAATCAGAGATATGGCATGAAAACGACTAATAATGTAACTTTTTTGAAGAATACGGTCAATTACAATCATGAAGATGGTATCTTTACCGGTAAAAATGCGTATGTTTTTGGCAATGATATCTTCAATAACCTGGCATATGGCCTTTATGTAGGAAATTATGCCACTATTCTTGACAACAACATCTCAAGCAACGAGGAATATGGCCTTTATGCAGGGAATTACGCAAATATATCTGACAGTATTGTAAATGGAAATGCGTGGGGCGGTGTTGTAGCAGGAAATTATGCAGGAGTTTTAAATAATCTCGTCAACGGCAATCAGGGATCTGGCATTGATGTCTCAAATAATGCACAGGTTGTCAATAATACCGTATCAGATAACCTTGGCACTGGAGTTTTTTCCTTACATGGTGCAGAGATACACCACAATACTATAACCAACAACTATGATTGTGGTATCAACGGCTGGGGTACAGCAAATATCACAGACAATATGCTAAAAAATAGCACGTACGGTCTTTTCCTGCCAGATAACAGTGTCAATGTAAACGTTACGGAAAATACCATATCCGGATCCACTGATACAGGAATATATATCGATGGTGGTGGTTGGAACGCAGGATCTGGAAACATCTACAACAACAATCTCATAAATACCGTTTCAGTCGGAGGAACAGGATACCTGCCCTATTTCACCTGGACTAATCCAAAAGGGCCACAACCAGGAACAAATGTAATAGGAGGGCCATACATCGCTGGAAACTACTGGGGTAACCTGAATGGGACCGGCTGGTCAGATCTCCAGGAACCAAATGTATCCGGGTATTCTTCTATACCATATGAAATAGTCAGGGAGTCCGGGGTGTATGACACCGTACCACTCGTCAGATCACTCAATACCATCTCCTCAACCAATGATAAGTGGACGATCAACTATCCACATGGAAATATATCGTATCTGCATCTCTCGAACGCAACATACATAATACAGGCAAAACCTGGTGCCGATATTCTGAATGTCTCAATAGACAACGAACCAGTCGGACCGGTGAGTAACTGGACATTTAAAAATATCATTTCAGACCACTCCATCTCCTCTTCTGGACAACCGACACCCGGACAGGTGCATGCGTTCTTTGCACTGAATGCCACATGGGGATCAGCTCCACTCACGGTTGCGTTTACTAACCAATCTCTCGGCAGTCCGACCTCGTATTTCTGGAATTTCGGGGATGGGGACATTTCAACAGACCGGGATCCGGTTCACACATACACCACTCCGGGAGTGTATTCAGTCTCGCTGAAAGCATTCAATGACCAGACCGGGGGAATTGTGATGCTCAACAACGCAGTGACCGTGACTGCAGGAGATGTTCCCTCTCCCACTCCTACACCGGTGCCGGGAGAGATCACAGCAGCATTCTCAGCAGATCAGACAACCGGGGGTGCTCCCCTTCAAGTCCGGTTTACTGATCACTCAATTGGAAATCCGGCATCCTGGATATGGGATTTCGGGGACGGGAATCTTTCAACACTGCAGAACGTCACTCATACCTACTCATCCATGGGATCGTTTTCGGTGAGCCTGACTGCACAGAATGGTATATCAACAGGAAAACTCGTGAAAACAGGTTATATCATCATTACCTGA
- a CDS encoding FmdE family protein, whose translation MKKLAYLVILTLCCSILPGLALADSDLAYDLGSRAATVAMDLLKFEPGDENILALTNAGHALIKGETTERALSGITNVTGLQNGNGNLFQVNRPNWKPLWFYFYNKKTGLAVYMEVDATTNSIKGEERKALDADKVFSQISLMMVDLDKMLARPDDANVTFNKKKFSGNEFSLIGLSNVWAKGASYDFMNAAAFHDHLCPGVTSGYMIIKYMEKNLPITNASETYIDIGSPNWCKEDAFQMIWDSTPGKNSEFVMALSAEDEAALKAKYGTRPAGIIIRWNDGAKKGTGIALGFDFDKVSDETRVTNWTGPSWAPKLVEDIGMMPMVDKTEDYITTLKEFPVDEANLTKLKTAGNNPYKVLGML comes from the coding sequence ATGAAAAAATTAGCATATCTGGTCATTCTGACCCTGTGCTGCAGTATCCTACCAGGGTTGGCACTCGCAGATTCTGATCTTGCATATGATCTCGGATCCAGGGCAGCCACGGTTGCGATGGACCTGCTCAAGTTCGAACCCGGCGACGAGAACATCCTTGCCCTTACGAATGCAGGTCATGCACTGATCAAAGGAGAGACAACTGAACGGGCACTTTCAGGCATAACTAATGTGACCGGCCTTCAGAATGGAAACGGGAACCTCTTCCAGGTGAACAGACCAAACTGGAAACCACTCTGGTTCTACTTCTACAATAAGAAGACCGGGCTTGCAGTCTACATGGAGGTCGATGCCACAACAAACAGCATAAAGGGTGAGGAACGTAAAGCTCTTGACGCTGACAAAGTATTCTCTCAGATCTCTTTGATGATGGTAGATCTTGACAAGATGCTTGCAAGGCCTGATGACGCAAATGTCACATTTAATAAGAAAAAATTCAGTGGCAATGAGTTCTCCCTGATTGGACTCTCAAACGTCTGGGCAAAGGGGGCCTCATATGACTTCATGAACGCTGCTGCATTCCATGACCACCTCTGCCCGGGTGTGACCTCTGGATACATGATCATCAAGTACATGGAGAAGAACCTCCCGATAACCAACGCATCCGAGACCTACATCGATATTGGATCTCCAAACTGGTGTAAAGAGGATGCTTTCCAGATGATCTGGGACTCCACTCCCGGAAAGAACAGCGAATTCGTGATGGCATTAAGTGCTGAAGATGAGGCAGCCCTTAAAGCAAAATACGGAACACGACCGGCAGGAATCATCATCCGCTGGAATGATGGGGCCAAGAAAGGAACAGGAATTGCTCTTGGGTTTGACTTTGACAAAGTCAGTGATGAGACAAGAGTTACAAACTGGACCGGACCCTCATGGGCTCCAAAACTGGTTGAGGACATCGGAATGATGCCGATGGTGGACAAAACCGAAGACTACATTACCACACTCAAAGAGTTCCCGGTTGATGAAGCAAACCTGACAAAACTGAAGACAGCAGGAAATAATCCCTACAAAGTGCTGGGGATGTTGTAA
- a CDS encoding DUF134 domain-containing protein, translated as MAVDPDDYELNAPRRGRPRGRRGPIGCGPLKCYGPQCDIWDEKLRVLLRPDEVEILRLVDLEGLEQEEAAQNLGISRKTLWKDLHEARKKVIDALVNGKTIEILGCSRRSEGICPRKDETVCPKHDGGVCPRGYTIRQGDQSE; from the coding sequence ATGGCCGTTGATCCAGATGATTATGAGCTGAATGCTCCACGGCGGGGGAGACCACGGGGGAGGCGGGGACCGATAGGGTGCGGCCCGCTCAAGTGTTATGGTCCTCAGTGCGATATCTGGGATGAAAAACTGCGGGTTTTGCTTCGGCCTGATGAGGTCGAAATTTTACGCCTTGTTGACCTGGAGGGGCTTGAACAGGAAGAAGCTGCCCAGAATCTGGGAATTTCCCGAAAAACTCTCTGGAAAGACCTTCATGAAGCCCGGAAAAAGGTTATTGACGCTCTTGTAAATGGAAAAACCATAGAAATTCTGGGATGTTCGCGTCGCAGTGAAGGGATCTGTCCCAGAAAGGATGAGACCGTTTGTCCAAAGCATGACGGAGGCGTATGTCCCA